TCGCCGGAACAGTCCCCACGAGCTAActctccgatttgggtattttggcctcctaccgcCATTTTcgtcgccacccacggccaaacttcacttccactagcttcataaacatccctaggccattccctatcaatcccgagccttggtttgtccccgttcaaaagtgggtattttacaacccacggccacagtgaaatttcactgttacgttacttttcttccaccgtttgcaacgccgcgagctttcgaaaaataccatatagcactgtaagtattttccaaactctacttttagatttaaatatattttgttcttacattaaatatttatctgttggttggttgattccggactgaatccgaggagttcgggggtcggatggattgaggatggagtgcttggttttgactatttgtgattgcttggttatttgtacCATGAGgcatgcgttacatattgcatacatgtgcattttatttgaagtgtgaaaatcatgttttgttggcgtaaatgaaTTTCGGGTGTAtgagtctcacgagcccaagccgggatgggttattatctcggtggagctcttctggtcactcgggagtggataatattgagtgacatcccctgggttgtcgcagggtgatgaccggatcgcacgatacggtaacgttgtcgtggcgactccatggtccctagagtggcggggactagaggatggcctggccaggcacacgttgggcgcgagtctgggcattgctcatttaggtgtcacacgcgtagtcgttacctgcggtgtggcacagagctagggtgtgcggatgatccctaggggagatcatggtgcatgcataattggatcgtttttatggttttcggatatgggccattttctggaaaaatggcgaggtttggttttgaggcttttgatctattttctgggaaaatggtggtttgggccattatctgggataatggcgaggcttggttttaagcgatatatttttgggccaaattggtttttggcgtgcgtggaaaaatatggttttatgggacatgtgcattggttttcctttcatgcatgttgtttgagttttatatgtttttatctagtggtgtttggattttacttacccgTGGCACCATGTTTGGTTCCGTGGATTTTGGTGTAaagtttgaggaggaggaggaggctgagcccgaggatgcggctccgtcagAGTTCTGAGatgggttatgctttgtattcggctttgaaaatatatttatgttatgtaatattttattatgtatgttttgaacagatttgtattaaacaagaaaaattctggtacttagctaGATGAGATTTGTATTGAACAGATTTGAACAGATTTGTATTGAACAGATTTGAACAGATTTGTATGTTTTCAACTTTTGCTTTTTGCTGCATGTTTCTTCATGCAGATTcgttgcttatgcacacacttGGTACTCGTCGATAagatggtgacccgtgatatcatcatccggacgtcttgatttttccgtgtctgtacgtggggatttgggagcgtcacataaAGAGCTGAATGTAGTGCTCTAAAGGGATctctcaaaaaggaaaaatttccCACCACGAGCAGTGGAGGTTTTTCTTTCTCAACCCCTTTTGTAAAGAATAAGATTTTAACAAATTAAGACCCAGTTTGGTTAGCTAGATGAGATACTTTTATCTCATTTGGAGTTGTACGATGCAAAGGCATTGTCTATTCAAACGGTGTATTTcgtttctaaatttaaaaaatattcactaaaataaacaataagtaAAATAGTGTAAAACTAACAGTGAACAGTACAAAACAGTAAATGAATAGtataaaatcaatagaaaaatAAGTGAATAGTACAAAATAGTAAATGAACAGTGCACAATTGACAGAAACAGTAAGTGAACAGTAAATTACTAGTGCAAAATCTTAAATGAACGGATTCCCTCCAAACCTTGGGAtctacacattttttaaattataaaaagtaaaaactatcttatctcatcatactatccaaacacatatttttaacaaattatttcatctcatcttaattaaaaaatctcgttagtattaaaaaatctcgttttattttatataaattatataaccaaacgagaccttaGATTTTATCAAAGAAagtattgaaattaaaatcttaaaaaaaaaaatctctaaaattTGCTCGTGTATGATAGGTACAAGAATGCCGgtgtctttattttattttattttatttatttattttttactttagcGATATAATTAACCCAAATCTGTGGGTGGGTCAGACTTTTACGGAGTTTTACTGTGCTTTGTGTTGTATATAATCTTAATtgccaaaaaatgaaaaacacaaaATTGCTACAGATGGTGTTCGCTTGGCTGGCCGATGAACCGATAAAATCTTACTAGGATCTGAGACATTTTCTAGATTATACCCAATCAACAtactcttgtatttttttttcactttttttaatctaaGAATTCAGAGATCATCTTGCGAAACTCCAACATCTGCAGTAGACTTTCATGATCCGTTAGCTGCATCCAACTGAAActtgaaagaaaaatgtttaATCCATTATCATGCTAAACTTACGGTATATAATAGCTTTAACAGCACCATTTTCATGATGCACAGAAGCAACAAAACTCAATCCTTGAAACACGAAAACATCCATGCATTTTTCATCGAATCACACGCTCGCACATATTTATTTTCCCTTCCAGGCTCTACATTATTTGCCGACAGGCGACAGCAACAAAGCCTCGATCAACCGTCCAAGTGAAGAATGCCAAGATCCACCCTCCATCACAGCCTTTCTGCTATTCTCGCTCATCTCTTTCACCCTCTTCCTCGCCTCGATATCTGGTTCCATCAAGCATTTCACCGATTGCTCTATCTTCCTAGCCATCACAAGCTCACCATCGCGCCTGTAATCCATCTTCAAGTCCACTGCCAGCCCCAGATCCCTCACCATCTGGAATGCATTTAATTGCTGTTCTGCGTACGTTGGCCATGCGGCCATCGatgttgtgcctccggcctgtccaaaaatcacacaagacaattttaaagtggtttagcaaattgcttacgtccactggagccttttttatagaatttgtacgagatttacaaaacactttacaaaattctatttctctctctcacgttcctctttctctcttcacccactgtCTCATCTGCAAatcagaactctcctatttataggagaagttctcCTCAACAAATTGCTAGCTGATTTGGGTGCAGCAATTTGCTACTAAAAATAAAGGAGGCgcctaataaaaataaagcaccgaacggtgcatGTGCGTTCGGTGCAGCAGGCCACTTGGGTGGCTTTCAACAATCAcaccctccacccaagtgtgccataccatgctgcttgcaaattgattcatttttcaaatgaatacaTCTCTTTCTTTGATATGAGAGACTTCTGTtatcgaatacgctccaatgcacccgacggtgctcagcagtgtacaatactgatcaagtccaaacagtgttggaacttgatctctgtga
This is a stretch of genomic DNA from Carya illinoinensis cultivar Pawnee chromosome 3, C.illinoinensisPawnee_v1, whole genome shotgun sequence. It encodes these proteins:
- the LOC122303887 gene encoding UDP-glycosyltransferase 71A15-like, which gives rise to MAAWPTYAEQQLNAFQMVRDLGLAVDLKMDYRRDGELVMARKIEQSVKCLMEPDIEARKRVKEMSENSRKAVMEGGSWHSSLGRLIEALLLSPVGK